GGCCCCCGCGACGACCATCAGGGCGCCAGCGATCCGGTTGACGCGGGGCAGCAAGCGGCGGAACCGGTGCACGACACCTTCGCGGGCGAGGCCGACGGCGACGGTGAGGATGGTGATCACCACTCCCATGCCGAGGCCGTAGGCGACGAAGACGCTCATGCCCGACCACCAGCTCTCGGCGCGGAACGTCGCGGTGGTGACCGCCAGGAAGGGACCGATCGTGCACGACAGCGACGCGATCGCGAACGACACGCCGAACAGGAACATCGACGGCAACGTTCCGTCACGGCCGCCCCGCTGGAACGTGGGGAGGTGGATGGTGAGCTGGCGTCCGGCCAGCAGCGCCACGCCGAGGCCGACCAGTCCCACACCGATCACGATCGTGACCCACGGCAGGTGCTGTTCGATCTGTAGGGCCAGTGGGGTGACCACCACCCCGAAGATCCCGAAGACGACGACGAAACCTGCGGTGAGCACGCCCGAGACGGCCAGTGCCCGGCCGATCGCCCTGGGGGCCCCTCCACCATGGTCGAGCCCGACGAAGGCCGCGAGGTAGGCCGGGAGGAGGGCGAAGCCGCACGGGTTGACGGTGGCCGCCATCCCGGCGGCGATGGCGAGCGCGAGCGATTCCGACATCGACCGGTCAGGCGCCGGCGAGGGTGGCGACCCGATCGTCGAGCGCCGAACCCAGGGTCCCGACGA
This genomic interval from Acidimicrobiales bacterium contains the following:
- a CDS encoding cytochrome c biogenesis protein CcdA, which produces MSESLALAIAAGMAATVNPCGFALLPAYLAAFVGLDHGGGAPRAIGRALAVSGVLTAGFVVVFGIFGVVVTPLALQIEQHLPWVTIVIGVGLVGLGVALLAGRQLTIHLPTFQRGGRDGTLPSMFLFGVSFAIASLSCTIGPFLAVTTATFRAESWWSGMSVFVAYGLGMGVVITILTVAVGLAREGVVHRFRRLLPRVNRIAGALMVVAGAYVAYYGWYEIRILRGATQDPVIERAAAVQSWLQQMIVPHDPVSFLVTAGLILVVVTAVIGFWSRRGGTSVDRSTEPDAMSSHVES